The following proteins are co-located in the Trichormus variabilis 0441 genome:
- a CDS encoding universal stress protein, with the protein MFNKILVAVENTEMGKQVFERGLSLATATNAELLLLHVISPFDEDYLTAGEMETQSSYGTSQVHSVEYYVGKWNALKQEGIDFLTLFTNQAIAQGVTADFTQELGDPSRLICEIARSWNADLIVLGRRGLHGLSEFFLGSVSNYVLHHAPCSVLTVQGIISATPETTETASTI; encoded by the coding sequence ATGTTTAACAAAATTTTGGTTGCTGTCGAAAATACTGAAATGGGTAAGCAAGTATTTGAGAGAGGTTTATCATTAGCAACAGCAACTAACGCTGAATTATTGTTGCTACACGTTATCTCACCTTTCGATGAAGATTACTTGACTGCTGGAGAGATGGAAACACAAAGTTCTTATGGAACCTCTCAAGTTCATAGTGTTGAGTATTACGTGGGAAAGTGGAACGCTCTCAAGCAAGAGGGAATAGACTTTTTGACACTGTTCACTAATCAGGCGATCGCTCAAGGTGTAACGGCTGATTTTACCCAAGAACTAGGCGATCCTAGTCGCTTGATTTGTGAAATTGCCCGTAGTTGGAACGCCGACCTCATTGTTTTAGGTCGTCGGGGTTTACATGGCTTGAGTGAATTTTTCCTTGGTAGTGTTAGCAATTATGTTTTACATCATGCTCCCTGTTCAGTCTTGACAGTGCAGGGAATCATTTCCGCTACGCCAGAAACAACAGAGACAGCATCAACCATCTGA
- the ppsA gene encoding phosphoenolpyruvate synthase, translating to MVEIIIDPQTSNSVFKEQALVLPLNQVGIADIPLVGGKNASLGEMIQQLRRKGVKVPTGFATTANAYRYFITSAGLEAKLREIFADLDVEDVQNLRQRGKQARLLMLQTPFPQELQTAIAQAYATLCQEYGDDTDVAVRSSATAEDLPDASFAGQQETYLNVHGLQAVLESCHKCFASIFTDRAISYRQIKGFDHFNIALSVGVQKMVRSDLATSGVMFSIDTETGFKDAALITAAYGLGENVVQGAVNPDEYLVFKPTLKQGYRSIIEKRLGTKEIKMIYDLGGSKLTKNISVTPSERSVFALNDEDILQLAHWACIIEEHYSQVRGVYTPMDIEWAKDGLTNELFIVQARPETVQSQKVNNVLRNYRLSPAPIPNPQPLIPLITGRSVGEMIGQGKARVILDVHQISQFQAGEVLVTNRTDPDWEPIMKRASAIVTNSGGRTCHAAIIAREMGIPAIVGCGNATTFLKTGQEITVSCAEGETGKVYSGLIPYEVQEIPLEKLPSTHTKIMMNVGNPEEAFGLTSIPNDGVGLARMEFIINNHIKAHPLALIHFDELEDELAKYKIAELTAQYEDKTLFFVDKLAQGIATIAAAFYPKPVIVRLSDFKSNEYANLLGGKQFEPKEENPMIGWRGASRYYDPRYREGFALECQAMKRVRDEMGLTNVILMVPFCRTPNEGRRVLDEMIKHGLVQGENGLQVYVMCELPSNVQLADEFSQVFDGFSIGSNDLTQLTLGLDRDSELVAHLFDERDEAVKRMIAKAIATVKQYGRKIGICGQAPSDYPDFARFLVEQKIDSISLNPDSVLKTLLEIAAAEEKEL from the coding sequence ATGGTAGAAATAATAATAGATCCACAAACATCTAATTCAGTCTTTAAAGAACAAGCCCTAGTTTTACCTTTGAACCAAGTGGGAATTGCAGATATCCCTTTAGTAGGAGGAAAGAATGCTTCTTTAGGTGAAATGATTCAACAGTTGCGGCGCAAAGGTGTAAAAGTTCCCACTGGTTTTGCAACAACTGCTAATGCTTATAGATATTTCATTACTTCAGCTGGTTTGGAAGCAAAATTAAGAGAAATTTTTGCTGATTTAGATGTAGAGGATGTGCAGAATTTGCGGCAGCGTGGTAAACAAGCAAGGTTGCTGATGCTGCAAACTCCTTTTCCACAGGAATTACAAACAGCGATCGCCCAAGCTTACGCCACTCTCTGTCAAGAGTATGGTGATGATACTGATGTTGCTGTCCGTTCTAGCGCCACAGCTGAAGACTTACCGGATGCTAGCTTTGCCGGTCAACAAGAAACTTATTTAAATGTCCACGGTTTGCAAGCTGTTCTCGAATCTTGCCATAAATGTTTTGCCTCAATTTTCACTGACCGCGCCATCTCTTATCGCCAAATCAAAGGCTTTGATCACTTCAACATTGCCCTATCTGTCGGCGTGCAGAAAATGGTACGTTCTGATTTGGCTACTTCTGGTGTCATGTTCTCTATTGATACCGAAACAGGTTTTAAAGATGCAGCTTTGATTACCGCCGCCTATGGTTTGGGGGAAAACGTCGTCCAAGGTGCAGTTAACCCCGATGAATATTTAGTATTTAAACCAACCCTGAAACAGGGATACCGTTCAATTATTGAAAAACGCCTGGGTACTAAAGAAATTAAGATGATTTATGACTTAGGTGGCTCAAAATTGACTAAAAACATTTCTGTGACACCATCAGAACGCAGTGTCTTTGCCCTTAACGATGAAGATATTTTACAACTAGCACATTGGGCCTGCATCATTGAAGAACATTATTCCCAAGTGCGTGGTGTTTACACACCAATGGATATTGAATGGGCTAAAGACGGTTTGACTAATGAATTGTTCATCGTCCAAGCACGGCCAGAAACAGTGCAATCGCAAAAGGTGAACAATGTCTTACGGAATTATAGGTTATCTCCAGCCCCAATCCCTAATCCCCAACCCCTAATCCCTCTTATTACCGGTCGCAGCGTCGGGGAAATGATTGGACAAGGTAAAGCCAGAGTGATTTTGGATGTGCATCAAATTAGCCAGTTTCAAGCGGGGGAAGTGCTGGTAACTAATCGTACTGACCCTGATTGGGAACCAATTATGAAACGTGCTAGCGCCATTGTCACTAACTCTGGTGGTAGAACTTGTCATGCGGCGATTATTGCTAGGGAAATGGGAATACCGGCGATCGTCGGTTGTGGTAATGCAACTACTTTTTTAAAAACTGGACAAGAAATTACTGTTAGTTGTGCGGAAGGGGAAACAGGTAAAGTCTATTCTGGTTTAATACCCTACGAAGTCCAAGAAATTCCTTTAGAGAAACTACCTTCCACACACACCAAAATTATGATGAATGTGGGCAATCCCGAAGAAGCTTTTGGCTTAACTAGTATTCCTAATGATGGGGTGGGATTGGCAAGGATGGAATTTATCATTAACAACCACATCAAAGCGCACCCCTTAGCATTGATTCACTTTGATGAGTTAGAAGACGAACTAGCTAAATACAAAATTGCTGAGTTAACGGCTCAATACGAGGATAAAACCCTATTCTTTGTGGATAAACTAGCTCAAGGAATTGCCACGATCGCAGCTGCTTTTTATCCCAAACCCGTTATTGTCCGTCTCTCTGACTTCAAAAGCAACGAATACGCCAATCTTTTAGGCGGTAAACAGTTTGAACCCAAAGAAGAAAACCCGATGATTGGCTGGCGTGGTGCTTCTCGCTACTATGACCCCCGCTACCGTGAAGGTTTTGCCTTGGAGTGTCAGGCGATGAAACGAGTACGGGATGAGATGGGTCTAACCAACGTTATTTTAATGGTTCCTTTCTGCCGCACTCCTAATGAAGGACGGCGCGTGTTGGACGAAATGATAAAACATGGGTTGGTGCAAGGTGAAAACGGCTTACAAGTTTACGTTATGTGTGAACTACCTAGTAATGTGCAGCTAGCAGACGAATTTAGTCAAGTATTTGATGGTTTCTCCATCGGTTCCAATGACCTAACACAGTTAACACTGGGGTTAGACAGAGATTCGGAGTTAGTCGCCCATTTATTTGATGAACGGGACGAAGCCGTTAAGCGTATGATTGCCAAAGCGATCGCCACAGTCAAACAATACGGACGTAAAATTGGTATCTGTGGTCAAGCGCCAAGCGATTACCCAGACTTTGCCCGTTTCCTCGTCGAACAAAAAATTGATTCCATCAGCCTCAACCCCGATTCAGTTCTCAAGACGCTGTTAGAAATCGCCGCCGCAGAGGAGAAAGAACTTTAG
- a CDS encoding DUF4327 family protein: MDTAVKYDIEVIKDEARLLIAKGLVNRQQPIYTLCKYIPDRDWPFFELELEKNEFLLRDRIIDLLSQEKWEED; this comes from the coding sequence ATGGATACTGCTGTCAAATATGATATTGAGGTGATCAAGGATGAAGCTCGTCTCCTCATTGCCAAGGGTCTGGTGAATCGCCAACAGCCAATTTATACTTTGTGTAAATATATTCCAGACCGCGACTGGCCATTTTTTGAACTAGAGTTGGAAAAAAATGAATTTTTGCTCAGAGACAGAATTATTGACTTGTTGAGCCAAGAAAAATGGGAAGAAGACTAA